The Faecalibaculum rodentium genome segment GCGATTCATCGTAATTGGCATAGCAGTACTTGCAGAAGCGGGGACAGGAGTTGTAGTACCCGATATCCACCATCTCCACACAGACGCAGTTTCTTGCCTTCCAGCTCCCGAAGGCCCTGCCCGTGAGCTCAAAGGCTTTCTTCTGAGAGAAACAGGCGCTGTCCCTGAACCCCAGCGGTGCCAGGATCTCCCGCTCATTGCACCCATATAGCATCACACCATGGCGTTCTGCGCTCCGTGCAAAGCTTTCCGCCAGTCCGCGGACTTCATCAGCCTCCGGACGCCGGAATCCCGTCTCTGCCTGGTGCCTCCGGACATTTTTGCAGTCATCGAGAAAGGAAATCACCATATGCGCTGCATAGTCCGAGACTTGCGATGCCAGGCGTTCAAATGCCGCTTTGTGATACTCCACGGTGTAGCGTTCATTGAGCAGCACCGGATCATAGCGGACATAGACATTTTCTCTGCCAATGACGGACGAAATCTCCCGCAGGCTTTCAATGACTTCCCGCTTGTCCGGCAGACCCGGCTCCAGGTCCCCGTGATAGCCGGTGATCGTCACATGCACCACACATGGTTTGTCGATTTCCCGGATGCGTCTGGCCAGGGGCCTGGGGTCCTTGGTGATGAGCAGGTAGGCATCCACATTCTCAAAGAAGATCCGGGACA includes the following:
- a CDS encoding DUF1848 domain-containing protein, with amino-acid sequence MILNVSSRTDIPAYYLDWFFNRIKAGYVDVRNPFHEQSVSRIFFENVDAYLLITKDPRPLARRIREIDKPCVVHVTITGYHGDLEPGLPDKREVIESLREISSVIGRENVYVRYDPVLLNERYTVEYHKAAFERLASQVSDYAAHMVISFLDDCKNVRRHQAETGFRRPEADEVRGLAESFARSAERHGVMLYGCNEREILAPLGFRDSACFSQKKAFELTGRAFGSWKARNCVCVEMVDIGYYNSCPRFCKYCYANYDESRIAAHVKDHDPDSSLLSGHLRPEDVVKRRVK